In Onthophagus taurus isolate NC chromosome 6, IU_Otau_3.0, whole genome shotgun sequence, a genomic segment contains:
- the LOC111427969 gene encoding cyclin-Y-like protein 1-B: MGNKNSCCSKNSPQTDRHRVILPIDCQSREGETSTNNLQHISEREPDDGELDPSKDPMAKTLFMERSKTAIENGLIRRKSQHQIADLRPLKKSSSCSTIYLDDSTVSQPNLKNTVKCIALAIYYHIKSRDSERTIDIFDEKLHPLTRDGVSDDYDKYNPEHRQIYKFIRTLFNAAQLTAECAITTLVYLERLLTYAELDIAPSNWKRIVLGAILLASKVWDDQAVWNVDYCQILKEIPVKDMNELEHEFLQLLQFNINVPASVYAKYYFDLRTLAEANDLSFPSEPLSKDRAQKLEAMSRVMEDKYAAEALKNGLKKWSSLDNINSSGGPGARRSIAILS, from the exons atgggtaataaaaatagttgttgttcaaaaaatagTCCCCAAACGGACAGACACCGTGTGATCCTTCCAATTGATTGCCAATCACGAGAAGGTGAGACAAGTACGAATAATCTACAACACATCAGTGAAAGAGAACCTGATGACGGTGAATTAGATCCGTCCAAAGATCCCATGGCCAAAACCTTATTTATGGAGCGATCAAAAACAGCCATAGAAAATGGCTTAATTCGTCGAAAAAGTCAACACCAAATTGCGGATTTAAGACCGTTAAAAAAAAGCAGCTCTTGTTCTACCATTTATTTGGATGACAGCACAGTTTCTcaaccaaatttaaaaaatacagttAAATGTATTGCCTTAGCCATTTATTATCACATTAAGAGTAGGGATTCCGAACGAACTATTGATATATTCGATGAAAAATTGCATCCATTAACTAGGGATGGTGTTAGTGATGATTACGATAAATATAATCCGGAACACCgacaaatatataaatttattaggaCTTTATTTAATGCTGCACAATTAACAGCTGAATGTGCAATCACTACTTTAGTATATTTGGAAAGGTTATTAACTTACGCCGAATTGGATATTGCACCATCTAATTGGAAACGAATCGTTTTag gagCAATCTTATTAGCATCAAAAGTTTGGGATGATCAAGCAGTATGGAATGTTGATTactgtcaaattttaaaagaaatcccAGTAAAAGACATGAACGAACTCGAGCATGAATTCCTACAATTActtcaatttaatattaacgtCCCCGCGAGCGTCTACGCGAAATACTATTTCGACTTGCGTACATTGGCGGAAGCGAATGATTTATCATTCCCGAGTGAACCATTAAGTAAGGATCGTGCTCAAAAATTAGAGGCGATGTCGCGCGTTATGGAGGATAAATACGCAGCGGAAGCTTTGAAAAACGGGTTGAAGAAATGGTCCAGTTTGGACAATATTAATTCATCTGGCGGACCCGGAGCTCGTAGAAGCATTGCAATTTTATcatga